Proteins encoded together in one Macadamia integrifolia cultivar HAES 741 chromosome 8, SCU_Mint_v3, whole genome shotgun sequence window:
- the LOC122086339 gene encoding protein BIG GRAIN 1-like E, translated as MSFTGSNPDLDRIFKKSVHRKNGSGELDVFEAARYFSGANEGSGFYGSTSSHKAMREERQSWGLGGRRMSLDMPMKKPLPSQAQHHHHHHQVEKQLKEKKYKLPSSPGGRLAKLLNSIFSQAVSKKKKSKSTTQSVKDQEESPGGRRKRRSSISHFRSASTTDSKSSMYSSSSSGFRTPPPYANTPTKAFKEMLSYSDHKQVVPLSKHNGQVRSMSSQQEALNEKKNMDLPWLDEKIKFFDGFPEKSKNYGGGSLEKDRIWIEDYSLEKKNLRKFDEVDDGGESDSSSDLFELQNYDLGFYSSGLPVYETTHMEIIKRGAPIASV; from the coding sequence ATGTCGTTCACAGGGTCGAATCCAGATCTAGATAGGATTTTCAAGAAGTCAGTCCACCGGAAGAATGGTTCTGGTGAGCTCGATGTGTTTGAAGCCGCAAGGTATTTCTCCGGTGCAAACGAAGGCAGCGGGTTCTATGGATCAACCTCCTCTCACAAGGCCATGAGAGAAGAAAGGCAGTCGTGGGGGCTAGGAGGAAGGAGGATGAGCTTAGACATGCCCATGAAAAAGCCACTTCCTTCCCAAGCccagcatcatcatcatcatcatcaggtGGAAAAACAactcaaagagaagaaatacaAGCTGCCCAGCTCTCCTGGTGGCAGACTTGCTAAACTTCTCAACTCTATCTTCAGTCAAGCAgtctccaagaagaagaaatctaaGTCCACTACTCAATCTGTGAAAGATCAAGAGGAGAGCCCAGGTGGgaggagaaaaaggaggagTAGCATTAGCCATTTTCGAAGTGCAAGCACCACAGACTCGAAATCATCCATGTATTCATCTTCAAGCTCTGGTTTCAGAACACCTCCTCCTTATGCCAACACTCCCACAAAAGCCTTCAAGGAAATGCTAAGCTATTCGGATCACAAGCAAGTGGTGCCTTTGTCAAAGCACAATGGACAGGTAAGGTCGATGAGCTCACAACAGGAGGCTttgaatgagaaaaagaacatGGATTTGCCTTGGTTGGATGAAAAGATCAAATTCTTCGATGGGTTTCCAGAGAAAAGCAAGAATTATGGAGGTGGGTCTTTAGAGAAAGATCGGATTTGGATTGAAGACTACTCATTAGAAAAGAAGAACCTTAGGAAATTTGATGAAGTGGATGATGGAGGAGAGAGTGACTCAAGCTCTGATCTATTTGAGCTGCAGAACTATGACTTGGGTTTCTACTCTAGTGGTCTACCAGTTTATGAGACCACACACATGGAGATTATCAAGAGAGGAGCACCAATTGCCAGTGTCTAA